A single window of Solenopsis invicta isolate M01_SB chromosome 3, UNIL_Sinv_3.0, whole genome shotgun sequence DNA harbors:
- the LOC120357183 gene encoding protein ANTAGONIST OF LIKE HETEROCHROMATIN PROTEIN 1-like isoform X3 yields MTEPYLIKKSSRALIPELRLLITLRYLATGDLPLTVALAFRVGESTVREVVKEVCNILIKILEPLYLSPPIKEDWRICFHGYWKRWNIPNCAGSIDGKHIRLRCPPNSGSLYFNYKKFYSVVLLAVSDHLYRFTLVDIGAFGGTSDGGIFNNCDIGKNLENNRLNLPKEPINLPNSNLKTLSRARRTVESAFGIFSNKWRIFHTAISMLPETADVIVTASVCLHNYILKEEQRSGTKMYSQEQISDNNENQNSPWINIPNNLQEDNVQTAEIQRNILSDYFISEVGQVEWQHDYVQRGVHADE; encoded by the exons ATGACAGAACCATATTTGATAAAGAAAAGCTCTCGTGCTTTAATACCAGAACTACGACTTTTAATAACTCTaag atATCTTGCCACAGGTGATTTACCATTGACTGTAGCTTTGGCATTTAGAGTTGGTGAATCCACAGTAAGAGAAGTGGTAAAAGaagtttgtaatattttgattaagaTTTTGGAACCATTATATCTTTCTCCACCTATAAAAGAAGATTGGAGAATATGTTTTCATGGATATTGGAAGAGATGGAACATTCCAAATTGTGCGGGTTCCATAGATGGCAAACATATTAGATTACGCTGTCCTCCAAACTCTGGAagcttgtattttaattataaaaaattttatagtgtGGTTTTATTGGCAGTATCTGATCATTTATACAGATTTACATTAGTTGATATTGGAGCATTTGGAG gaaCTAGTGACGGAGGCATTTTCAATAACTGTGATATAGgaaaaaacttagaaaataatagattaaatttaCCAAAAGAACCTATAAACCTTCCTAATAGCAATTTAAAAAC actTTCTAGAGCACGAAGAACAGTTGAAAGTGCTTTTGGAATTTTTTCGAATAAATGGAGAATATTCCACACAGCTATTAGTATGCTACCAGAAACCGCTGATGTAATTGTAACAGCTTCAGTTTGTCTACACAATTATATACTGAAAGAGGAGCAACGCAGTGGAACTAAAATGTATAGTCAAGAACAAATTTCTGATAATAATGAAAAccaa aattcACCCTGGATCAATATACCAAATAATCTTCAAGAAGATAACGTACAAACTGCcgaaattcaaagaaatattttgagtgattattttatttctgaagTTGGACAAGTGGAATGGCAACATGACTATGTTCAAAGAGGTGTACATGcagacgaataa
- the LOC105204151 gene encoding uncharacterized protein LOC105204151 isoform X3, with amino-acid sequence MSLILSKSEVVGVFYIFTKTLFENVTINTYNNTIENTPKTISTISLPKCSYIKSKQQCEGSLTKTSQSQMDERATFSSNYEKTLDSTPKRINDLNEKQYKSKKLSGISSANFEKTKPAMMEHHQEWHDECYLSDIQELPGSLQLD; translated from the exons atgagtttaattttatcaaaatcggaggtggtaGGGGTATTCTACATATTTACCAAAACActatttgaaaatgtaactaTAAACACTTACAATAATACAATAG aaaatacaCCAAAAACAATTTCCACGATATCCCTACCAAAATGTTCTTACATTAAATCAAAGCAACAATGCGAAGGTAGTTTAACCAAGACATCACAATCGCAAATGGATGAGCGTGCTACATTCTCCTCCAACTACGAAAAGACTT TAGACTCTACGCCGAAACGGATCAATGATTTGAAcg aaaagcAATACAAGTCTAAAAAATTATCCGGCATCTCGTCAGCTAATTTTGAGAAAACCAAGCCTGCAATGATGGAGCATCATCAAGAATGGCACGATGAATGTTACCTATCTGACATACAAG AATTACCTGGTTCACTGCAGTTAGATTAA
- the LOC120357183 gene encoding protein ANTAGONIST OF LIKE HETEROCHROMATIN PROTEIN 1-like isoform X2 produces MSDDLLSARRDEQLVQMTEPYLIKKSSRALIPELRLLITLRYLATGDLPLTVALAFRVGESTVREVVKEVCNILIKILEPLYLSPPIKEDWRICFHGYWKRWNIPNCAGSIDGKHIRLRCPPNSGSLYFNYKKFYSVVLLAVSDHLYRFTLVDIGAFGGTSDGGIFNNCDIGKNLENNRLNLPKEPINLPNSNLKTLSRARRTVESAFGIFSNKWRIFHTAISMLPETADVIVTASVCLHNYILKEEQRSGTKMYSQEQISDNNENQNSPWINIPNNLQEDNVQTAEIQRNILSDYFISEVGQVEWQHDYVQRGVHADE; encoded by the exons ATGTCTGATGATCTATTAAGTGCGCGGAGAGACGAG CAATTAGTACAAATGACAGAACCATATTTGATAAAGAAAAGCTCTCGTGCTTTAATACCAGAACTACGACTTTTAATAACTCTaag atATCTTGCCACAGGTGATTTACCATTGACTGTAGCTTTGGCATTTAGAGTTGGTGAATCCACAGTAAGAGAAGTGGTAAAAGaagtttgtaatattttgattaagaTTTTGGAACCATTATATCTTTCTCCACCTATAAAAGAAGATTGGAGAATATGTTTTCATGGATATTGGAAGAGATGGAACATTCCAAATTGTGCGGGTTCCATAGATGGCAAACATATTAGATTACGCTGTCCTCCAAACTCTGGAagcttgtattttaattataaaaaattttatagtgtGGTTTTATTGGCAGTATCTGATCATTTATACAGATTTACATTAGTTGATATTGGAGCATTTGGAG gaaCTAGTGACGGAGGCATTTTCAATAACTGTGATATAGgaaaaaacttagaaaataatagattaaatttaCCAAAAGAACCTATAAACCTTCCTAATAGCAATTTAAAAAC actTTCTAGAGCACGAAGAACAGTTGAAAGTGCTTTTGGAATTTTTTCGAATAAATGGAGAATATTCCACACAGCTATTAGTATGCTACCAGAAACCGCTGATGTAATTGTAACAGCTTCAGTTTGTCTACACAATTATATACTGAAAGAGGAGCAACGCAGTGGAACTAAAATGTATAGTCAAGAACAAATTTCTGATAATAATGAAAAccaa aattcACCCTGGATCAATATACCAAATAATCTTCAAGAAGATAACGTACAAACTGCcgaaattcaaagaaatattttgagtgattattttatttctgaagTTGGACAAGTGGAATGGCAACATGACTATGTTCAAAGAGGTGTACATGcagacgaataa
- the LOC120357183 gene encoding uncharacterized protein LOC120357183 isoform X1 gives MSSDSEFIILVMNWIITYVLLRRKRKQIRWLNRRWLVSLINTMRIQYGDYNNLFQKLKDDPALFYRYTRMTLAHFQQLVQMTEPYLIKKSSRALIPELRLLITLRYLATGDLPLTVALAFRVGESTVREVVKEVCNILIKILEPLYLSPPIKEDWRICFHGYWKRWNIPNCAGSIDGKHIRLRCPPNSGSLYFNYKKFYSVVLLAVSDHLYRFTLVDIGAFGGTSDGGIFNNCDIGKNLENNRLNLPKEPINLPNSNLKTLSRARRTVESAFGIFSNKWRIFHTAISMLPETADVIVTASVCLHNYILKEEQRSGTKMYSQEQISDNNENQNSPWINIPNNLQEDNVQTAEIQRNILSDYFISEVGQVEWQHDYVQRGVHADE, from the exons atgagcagTGATAGTGAATTTATAATTCTGGTAATGAATTGGATAATTACATATGTTTTGTTAAGacgtaaaagaaaacaaattagaTGGTTAAATAGGCGATGGCTTGTGAGTCTTATTAATACAATGAGGATTCAATATGGAGATTATAATaacttatttcaaaaactaaaagATGATCCtgcattattttatcgttatacCAGAATGACATTGGCACATTTTCAGCAATTAGTACAAATGACAGAACCATATTTGATAAAGAAAAGCTCTCGTGCTTTAATACCAGAACTACGACTTTTAATAACTCTaag atATCTTGCCACAGGTGATTTACCATTGACTGTAGCTTTGGCATTTAGAGTTGGTGAATCCACAGTAAGAGAAGTGGTAAAAGaagtttgtaatattttgattaagaTTTTGGAACCATTATATCTTTCTCCACCTATAAAAGAAGATTGGAGAATATGTTTTCATGGATATTGGAAGAGATGGAACATTCCAAATTGTGCGGGTTCCATAGATGGCAAACATATTAGATTACGCTGTCCTCCAAACTCTGGAagcttgtattttaattataaaaaattttatagtgtGGTTTTATTGGCAGTATCTGATCATTTATACAGATTTACATTAGTTGATATTGGAGCATTTGGAG gaaCTAGTGACGGAGGCATTTTCAATAACTGTGATATAGgaaaaaacttagaaaataatagattaaatttaCCAAAAGAACCTATAAACCTTCCTAATAGCAATTTAAAAAC actTTCTAGAGCACGAAGAACAGTTGAAAGTGCTTTTGGAATTTTTTCGAATAAATGGAGAATATTCCACACAGCTATTAGTATGCTACCAGAAACCGCTGATGTAATTGTAACAGCTTCAGTTTGTCTACACAATTATATACTGAAAGAGGAGCAACGCAGTGGAACTAAAATGTATAGTCAAGAACAAATTTCTGATAATAATGAAAAccaa aattcACCCTGGATCAATATACCAAATAATCTTCAAGAAGATAACGTACAAACTGCcgaaattcaaagaaatattttgagtgattattttatttctgaagTTGGACAAGTGGAATGGCAACATGACTATGTTCAAAGAGGTGTACATGcagacgaataa
- the LOC105204151 gene encoding uncharacterized protein LOC105204151 isoform X1 — MRAAFDEPSKRPKKTKKLSSDESDISDASSCNTPPISQQRKENTPKTISTISLPKCSYIKSKQQCEGSLTKTSQSQMDERATFSSNYEKTLDSTPKRINDLNEKQYKSKKLSGISSANFEKTKPAMMEHHQEWHDECYLSDIQELPGSLQLD, encoded by the exons ATGCGTGCTGCATTTGATGAACCATCCAAACGGccgaaaaaaactaaaaaacttTCCTCCGATGAGTCTGACATCTCTGATGCCAGTTCCT GTAATACGCCACCAATTTCCCAACAACGTAAAG aaaatacaCCAAAAACAATTTCCACGATATCCCTACCAAAATGTTCTTACATTAAATCAAAGCAACAATGCGAAGGTAGTTTAACCAAGACATCACAATCGCAAATGGATGAGCGTGCTACATTCTCCTCCAACTACGAAAAGACTT TAGACTCTACGCCGAAACGGATCAATGATTTGAAcg aaaagcAATACAAGTCTAAAAAATTATCCGGCATCTCGTCAGCTAATTTTGAGAAAACCAAGCCTGCAATGATGGAGCATCATCAAGAATGGCACGATGAATGTTACCTATCTGACATACAAG AATTACCTGGTTCACTGCAGTTAGATTAA
- the LOC105204151 gene encoding uncharacterized protein LOC105204151 isoform X2 translates to MRAAFDEPSKRPKKTKKLSSDESDISDASSCNTPPISQQRKENTPKTISTISLPKCSYIKSKQQCEGSLTKTSQSQMDERATFSSNYEKTYSTPKRINDLNEKQYKSKKLSGISSANFEKTKPAMMEHHQEWHDECYLSDIQELPGSLQLD, encoded by the exons ATGCGTGCTGCATTTGATGAACCATCCAAACGGccgaaaaaaactaaaaaacttTCCTCCGATGAGTCTGACATCTCTGATGCCAGTTCCT GTAATACGCCACCAATTTCCCAACAACGTAAAG aaaatacaCCAAAAACAATTTCCACGATATCCCTACCAAAATGTTCTTACATTAAATCAAAGCAACAATGCGAAGGTAGTTTAACCAAGACATCACAATCGCAAATGGATGAGCGTGCTACATTCTCCTCCAACTACGAAAAGACTT ACTCTACGCCGAAACGGATCAATGATTTGAAcg aaaagcAATACAAGTCTAAAAAATTATCCGGCATCTCGTCAGCTAATTTTGAGAAAACCAAGCCTGCAATGATGGAGCATCATCAAGAATGGCACGATGAATGTTACCTATCTGACATACAAG AATTACCTGGTTCACTGCAGTTAGATTAA